In Planococcus sp. MB-3u-03, the DNA window TGACAGCTGAAAGCCATGGCAATGAAACGGCGGATGCTTTTCTTTCCATGAACATCGACAAGGGCTTGCTGCCGGGCGAGGACGGCGGACGCATCATGATTCCCCACGGACTCGGCGCTTTGTATGTCTACCATGCCGTTAAGTTAACAATTGATGAAATGCTCGCAAATTAACGAGCCGCAAAAAAGCCTTCCCTGGAATAGGGAAGGCTTTTGCCATCTGATCGATGCCTGCCTTCCAGGAAATGAAGCGGCTTTTCACATGCTGATTACTGGTTGTCCAAAGATGCGCGAACAAATTCACGGAACAATGGCTGCGGACGGTTCGGGCGCGAGATGAATTCCGGGTGGAATTGGCAAGCGACGAACCAAGGGTGGTCAGCGACTTCTATGATTTCAACGAGGCGGCCATCCGGGCTCGTGCCTGTGAATTTGAAGCCGGCTTTTTCGAACTGCTCGCGGAATTCATTGTTGAACTCGTAGCGATGGCGGTGTCTTTCGTAAACGAGCTCTTCTCCGTATGCTTCATACGCTTTCGAGGTCTTATCAAGCTTCGCCGGGTAAAGGCCAAGACGCAATGTGCCACCCAAATCTTCGATGTCTTTTTGTTCTGGCAGCAAGTCGATGACCGGGTACAAAGTTTTCGGGTCGAGTTCAGACGAATGCGCGCCGTCCAAGTTCATGACATTGCGTGCATACTCTACAGAAGCAAGCTGCATTCCGAGGCAGATACCGAAGAACGGCACTTTGTTTTCGCGCGCGTATTGCGTTGCAAGGACTTTTCCTTCCACGCCACGATCGCCAAAGCCGCCTGGCACGAGGATGCCGTCGCAATCCTTGAGTGTTTCTGCTACATTTTCTGCGTTGACATGTTCTGCGTTGATCCAGTCGACTTCAATGTCTGAGTCGAATGCGAAACCGGCATGCTTCAATGATTCCACGACGGAAATATAAGCATCCTGGAGTTCCACGTATTTACCGACAAGGCCGATTTTCACGGATTTCTTCAAGGATTTCACTTTCTCGACGAGTTCGTTCCATTCTGTCATATCCGCTTCTGGTGCTTCGATACCGAAATAATCCAGCACGATTTGGTCCATGTGCTGCTCCTGCAAACGAAGCGGCATTTCATAGATGACATCAACATCGCGGGATTCGATGACTTCTTCGGATTTGATGTCGCAGAACAACGCGATTTTATCTTTCATGTCCTGAGGCACTGGATATTCCGTGCGCACGACGATCAGGTTTGGCTGGATGCCGAGGCTGCGCAATTCTTTTACGCTGTGTTGCGTCGGTTTCGTTTTCATTTCTTTTGCAGCGCCGAGGTAAGGAATGAGCGTACAGTGGATGTACATAACTTCCTCGCGACCGAGGTCCGAACGCATTTGGCGGATGGCTTCTAGGAATGGCAGCGATTCGATATCGCCGACCGTTCCGCCGATTTCCGTGATGACGACATCGGCTTGCGCCGTTTTCGCTGCACGCAATAGGCGGTCTTTGATTTCATTCGTGATGTGTGGGATGACTTGGACCGTTCCGCCCAAATAATCGCCGCGGCGTTCTTTCTGGATGACTGTCGAGTAGACTTTCCCCGTCGTCACGTTTGAATATTTGTTCAAGTTGATGTCGATGAATCGCTCATAATGGCCCAAGTCCAAATCCGTTTCCGCGCCGTCATCGGTAACGAACACTTCCCCGTGCTGGTAAGGGCTCATCGTACCCGGGTCAATATTGATGTATGGGTCGAATTTCTGGATTGTGACACTAAGTCCGCGGTTTTTCAGCAAGCGCCCAAGAGATGCTGCCGTGATCCCTTTCCCTAATGATGAAACCACTCCACCTGTTACGAATATATACTTTGTCATGCTCTGTTTCCTCCTCGAGTAATGAAATAAAATGTGATCGTTCTACAACTTGCAGTCCCGAATCGTGTTCAGCCAGAAAAAGCTTCGGCCATCCAAAAGGGCGGATGGCACGGGTCTTTGCCGCCGGTCGGCAGCACTAAAAAATAAAAAGCGCTCCTCCTGCAAAGCGTGCAGGGGGAGCGCGTTAGCTATACGAATCATCTCTCCTATTTTAAGGAGCCCAATAAAATCTTATCCTGTACAGCCGTTTCCGTCAAGGTAAAAAAAGTTCAGACTACTTCAGCCCATCCTCTTCTTCTTCCTCTTCGTCATCTTCCTCTTCGTCGATGATGTTGCCATCAAGATCTTCTACGAGCACACCGACATCTTCCACTTCGTCGACATCGTCATCATCATCTGTCGAATCGAAATCAAGATCAACGACCGGTGCTTTGACAGCCACTTCGTCATCGTCGTCGTCATCTGAAGAAACATCGCCATCGTCTTCGCCGAAATCTTCGAAGTCCAATTCGTCTTCCAACTCGAGATCCATATCGTCGAAGTCATCATCAGTCGATTTCGATTTCTTCTTCTTGCGGGCTTTGACTGTCGGTGCAGATTCTTCTTCGATCTGCTCGACCGGATACCACTCGCGAAGCCCCCAACGGTTTTCGCCAAGAATCAGGAAGCGGCCATCAATGTTCATGTCAGTGTAGTACTGTGCAAGACGCGCCTTCATCTCTTCTTCAGAGAGGCCGATCAATTGCTGCAATTCAGCGACAAGCTCTGAAAAAGTTTTCGTTTCTTTGGTTTCTTCCAAAATGGCATATGTTAAGTCGACGAACGACTCTTCTAGCAATTCTTCTTTCGTTAATTCACGGATGTTCATTCGTGCACGTCCCTTCTTGTATCGTAACTTAATCCATTATATACAAAGTCCTTGCTGTCCGCTACCGGGATTTCTTTTTTCTGCGCATAAGCTGATCCCACCCGAAATAGAAAAAGTAGGCGGACAGGATTAAAAACGGTATCGAGCCGAGCGCTCTATTGTACAGTACAATAAGCAGCACGACCGCTGCAATGATGATGGCGTAATGGGCAGCTTTGGGCATGGTGTCATCCATCTCTTTTCTCTAGAGTTTCAACTTCTTCCATTATAACGGACTTGAACCGCCAAATCGACCGAAGTGCCGGATGAGATTCGAGTTGTCGATACAACTAAGTTTATAGAGTAAATGTATGTGGGGCAGGTTGCGCTCCAATGGCTGCTTTCCGGGGGGCGGGTGTTGAGCCAATGTGCCAAAGTGCGCGGCACATTTGTCTCGCCAGCCCGCTCGGTCCCCCAGGAGTCAGCCATTTCCGCTCCACCTCTAAGTGTAGAGTGGAAATGAAATTCATCTGTCATTGAAATTAGCGTGAATAGTTTTAGACAGCTTTATTTCGGAGAGAAAAAGATGAAATTAACATAGATCGACACATCTCGCTATCAAGTCCAACTAAGCGTCGCCACCAGCGGATGAAGACAATTAACAGCGACACTTCCTCGCATGCAAAGTATAGTGAAATCTATTAGCCGAACCGCGCACAAGGGCGAGCCGAAGCAATGAGACAAGTGGTCTTCTTGGCTTATTGCGAGAGGCCAGCCCAAAGCGGGAGGCGTTTGCTTTGTGAAGAAATAATCAACGAACCATTCACCTCGCTCACTCGTCCAACTCACTCCACACACTCCCGTCCAGCTAAGCGGCATCCACAAGCGGATGAAACGAATGAACACAGACTCTTCTTTACACAAAAATTTCAATGAAATCTATAAGCCGAACCGCGCACAAGGGCGAGCCGAAATAATGAGACGAACGTTCTTTTCGGCTCATTGTGAGAGGCCAGCCCCAAGCGGGAGGCTGCTATTTAAAGATGAAACAAACAACGATCGACACATCTCGCTATCAAGTCCAATTAAGCAGTCGCCCCAGTAGAATTAATGGATGACTATTTGCGCTCAAGCATCACAAAAAAATCCCCTCACCTGTTTCCAGGCAAGGGGAGGAATCTTACATATTTCTGCGATACTGGCCGCCGACTTCGTAGAGTGCTGTGGTGATTTGGCCAAGGCTTGCGACTTTGACTGTCTCCATGAGCTCTTCGAAAATATTGCCGCCGGTTTTCGCCACTTGCTTCAAGCGTTCCAAGGCTTCATCTGATGGATTGCGTTCCTGGAACGAACGCAAATTGTTAATTTGCGCTTCTTTTTCCTCTTGCGTCGCACGGGCAATTTCCATCGCGTTGATGTCATCGTCCGATTGCGGGTTCGGGTTCAAATACGTATTGACCCCGATGATCGGCAATTCGCCGGTATGCTTCTTCATTTCATAATGCATGGATTCTTCCTGGATCTTGCCGCGCTGGTATTGCGTTTCCATTGCGCCAAGAACGCCGCCGCGGTCGTCGATGCGGTCGAATTCCGTGAGGACGGCCTCTTCGACCAACTGGGTCAGTTCTTCGACGACAAACGCACCTTGCAACGGGTTTTCGTTTTTCGATAATCCATGTTCTTTTGTGATGATCATCTGGATGGCCATCGCACGGCGCACCGATTCTTCTGTCGGCGTCGTGATCGCTTCATCGTAAGCGTTCGTGTGGAGCGAGTTGCAGTTATCCTGCAATGCCATGAGCGCCTGTAAAGTTGTACGGATATCGTTAAAGTCGATTTCCTGTGCGTGCAAGCTGCGGCCGGATGTCTGAACGTGATATTTCAGTTTCTGGCTGCGTTCGTTGGCGCCGTATTTATCGCGCATAACAACTGCCCATATGCGGCGTGCCACGCGTCCGATGACCGTGTATTCCGGATCGAGGCCGTTCGAGAAGAAGAACGACAAGTTCGGCGCGAAATCATCGATATTCATGCCGCGGCTCAAATAATACTCAACGTATGTGAAGCCGTTTGACAAAGTGAACGCCAATTGGGAAATCGGGTTCGCGCCTGCTTCTGCTATATGGTAGCCGGAAATCGATACGGAGTAATAATTGCGCACTTTGTGGTCGATAAAGTATTGCTGGATATCTCCCATCATGCGAAGTGCGAATTCCGTCGAGAAGATGCACGTGTTCTGCCCTTGGTCTTCTTTCAAGATATCCGCTTGAACGGTTCCGCGGACCACTTGCAATGTTGCTTCACGTACTTCTGTGAATTCTTCAACGTCCAAGGTGCGTCCGAGCTCTTCTTCACGCTTTTTCACTTGCTGATCAATTGCTGTGTTCATGAACATCGCAAGGATAATCGGCGCAGGCCCGTTGATCGTCATCGATACGGATGTCGAAGGCAAGCACAAATCAAAGCCGTCGTACAATTTCTTCATGTCTTCAAGCGTACAGATGGAAACTCCCGATTCGCCGACTTTTCCGTAAATATCAGGACGGTGGTCTGGGTCTTCTCCATACAATGTTACCGAGTCGAAAGCGGTCGACAGGCGTTTAGCGTCGTCACCTTTTGACAAATAATGGAACCTTCTGTTCGTGCGTTCCGGAGTTCCTTCTCCCGCGAACTGGCGCTTTGGATCTTCGCCGGCGCGTTTGAACGGAAATACGCCAGCTGTATACGGGAATGCACCCGGCACGTTTTCAGCATAGACCCAACGCAGGATTTCGCCGTAATCTTTGAATTTCGGCAATGCCACTCGCGGAATTTTAATGCCTGATAAGCTTTCAGTCCGCAGCAAAGTGCGCAGTTCCTTATCGCGCACTTTAGTGACAAGTTCATCGCCGGCATAATCGGACTGCAAGGACTCCCAGTTGTTGAGAATTCGTTTTGATTCTGCCGTCAATTCATCGCGCACGCCTGCAGCAAGTGATTCCAACGAATCGACCAGTGCATCGTTCGGCGCGTTTTTTTTGACTTCTTCTATGGCGCCTTCTAGCTGGAACAAGCGGCGGGCAAATGAAGCTTGCTCTGCGCTTTTCGCGTGGTAGCCGCGCACCGTTTCCGTAATTTCCCGCAAATAGTAGCGGCGGTCATTCGGGATGATCAAATTCTCTTTTTGTGTTTTGGCAAACGCTTCGTAGCTCGTTTCCCAATCGGTGCCGCATTTTTCATTGAGCGTGCCGACGAGTGCCGCGAACAAGGCATTCGTCCCTTTGTCGTTGAACTGGCTGGCGATGGTGCCATATACCGGCATATCGTCCAAGTCCTTGTCCCATAACAGGTGGCTGCGCTGGTATTGTTTCTGCACTTGGCGGCGTGCGTCTTCCGAGCCTTTGCGCTCATATTTATTGATGACGATAAGGTCGGCGTAATCGATCATGTCGATTTTCTCGAGTTGTGTCGGCGCACCGAATTCGCTCGTCATGACGTACATCGAAGCATCGGAAATGCCTGCGATTTCAGCGTCGCCTTGCCCGATGCCGCTCGTTTCCACGACAATCAAATCGAAACCTGCCGCTCTCACGACATCCAGCACATCGCCGATCGCAGCGGACAATTCAGTTCTCGACCCACGTGTGGCGAGGCTTCTCATAAAGACACGCTTATTGAATATCGCGTTCATGCGGATGCGGTCACCGAGCAGCGCGCCGCCGGTTTTTTGTTTCGTCGGGTCGATCGATAAAATGGCGATTTTCTTGCCCGGCAATTCCGTCAAAAAGCGGCGGATCAACTCGTCCGTCAACGAGCTTTTCCCGGCTCCGCCTGTTCCGGTGATCCCTAGAACTGGCGTGTTTTTCGATTTTTCACGTACCGCTTTCATCAAGTCGGTTGTATCGAGATTTCTCGTGTGCGCTTCTTCAGCGGTTGTGATGACATTTGCCAGGGCTACCGGATTGTCAGCGGACATCTCATCAAGCGAGACATCTTCTTTCGCTGTCGAAAAATCACATTTCTCGACGATTTCCGCGATCATGCCCTGCAATCCTTTTTTACGCCCGTCTTCAGGAGAGAAGATGCCGGCGATGCCGTAATCTTCCAGCTCGCGGATTTCGCGCGGCAAAATGACTCCTCCGCCGCCGCCGTAAATTTGGATATGTCCTGCTCCGCGTTCTTGAAGCAGGTCATACATGTATTTGAAGTATTCCATATGGCCGCCTTGATAAGACGAAATGGCGATTCCTTGGACATCTTCCTGGATCGCTGCATTGACAACTTCTTCCACCGAGCGGTTGTGCCCGAGATGAATGACTTCTACACCGTTTGCCTGTAAAATCCGGCGCATAATATTGATCGATGCATCGTGACCGTCAAAAAGAGCGGACGCGGTCACAAACCGGATATGATGATTCGGCTGGTACGTCGTGCTTTCTTGAATTGTAGCCATTATGATCAAGCCCCCTGTATCGTGATTTTTTCTCCTGCCATCCCCTGCAGTAGAAACTTCGTTTGCATTTCGATAAATTCCCCAATGGTGTAATCATCTAACGCCCAGCGCCTGAACGCCCACATTTGCCCTTGCACGAACAAATGATGGGAAGCCAGGACGATTTCTTTTTGCGACAGGGACAATTCCCCTGACGCGGCGCATTTCGATAGAAGCCGTTCGAACAAGGCCGTCATTTCGAGTTCCTTGTTCAACACATAACGCAGCGCGTCTTTCGGCAAGGATTTGGATTCCTGATACATGACGACAAATTCATCTTGCATATCATCGATCAATGTATAGTATTGCTCGAGTGCTTTCACCAGCGTTTCAAGCGAGCCTTCCTCTAAATCCAGCCGGTCGAGCCGTGCGTTGACTTCGTCGTAAATCGAGTCGCACACAAGATAAAGCACGTCTTCTTTGGTGCAGATGTATTCATACAATGTGCCGATGCTGAAACCGGCTGCTTTTGCAATTTCCCTTGTCGTCGTCCGGTGAAAGCCCTTTTCTTTAAAAAGCGTGACAGCGCCGCTGATCATTTGTTCACGGCGCTTTTCAATCAGGCTTTCGTCTTTCACGGAGGACTGAATTTCACGCTTTTTTGTCATAGGCCGACCCTCCGTTTATTTCGTGACCATACGGGAAATGACCAAACGCTGGACTTCCTGTGTGCCTTCGTAGATTTGTGTGATTTTCGCATCGCGCATAAAGCGCTCAACCGGATAATCTTTCGTATAGCCGTAGCCGCCGAAGACTTGAACCGCTTCTGTCGTTACTTTCATCGCTGTATCGCCAGCCATCAATTTTGCCATGGCGGATTCTTTGCTGTAGGACAATTTGTTCGACTCGAGCCATGCCGCTTGGTACGTCAACAGGCGTGATGCTTCGATCGATGTCGCCATGTCCGCAAGCTTGAATGAAATCCCTTGGTTCGCTGCGATCGGCTTGCCGAATTGTTCGCGCTCTTTTGCGTAATCGACTGCTGCGTCCATCGCGCCTTGTGCAATTCCGACAGCTTGTGCTGCGATGCCGTTGCGTCCGCCGTCAAGCGTCTGCATGGCGATCTTGAAGCCTTGGCCCAGTTCGCCGAGAACGTTTTCTTTTGGCACACGGCAGTTGTCGAAGATGATTTCTGTCGTTGGGCTTGAACGGATGCCGAGTTTTTTCTCCTTCTTGCCGACAGAGAAGCCTTCGAAATCTTTCTCGACGATGAAGGCTGTTGTGCCTTTATGTTTCGAGTCTGGATCTGTCACCGCAAAGACGACATAGATGTCAGCGATTCCGCCGTTCGTGATGAAGATTTTCGAACCGTTCAAGACGTAATGGTCGCCGTCTTCTTTTGCGCTGGTCTTCATGCTTCCTGCATCTGACCCTGCAGATGGTTCAGTTAGTCCGTAAGCGCCGACTTTTGTGCCTTCTGCCATCGGGCGCAGGTATTTCTGCTTTTGCTCTTCCGTTCCGAATGTATAGACCGGCCATCCTGCAAGTGAAGTATGGGCAGAAAGAATAACGCCGACAGAACCGTCCACGCGGGACAATTCTTCAACCGCGATGCAATACGCCAAATAATCCGAACCGATGCCGCCGTATTCTTCCGGCCATGGAATGCCTGTCAGACCAAGTTCCGCCATTTGATGGAAGATTTTCATATCGAAGCTTTCTTCTTCGTCGCGCTGTTCTGCTGTCGGAGCAACCTCGTTTTTCGCGAAGTCGCGAACCATTTTGCGGATCATTTTATGTTCTTCAGATAGTTGAAAGTTCATTGTGTCATTTCCCCCAATTATTTTAGTAGTTGTTTGCTGATGACGATGCGCTGGATTTCACTTGTGCCTTCGTAGATTTCTGTCACTTTGGCGTCGCGGAATAAGCGCTCGACGGGATAGTCTTTCGTGTAGCCATAGCCGCCGTAAACTTGGATGGCTTCTGTGGTGATATCCATCGCCGCTTTTGAAGCGAACAACTTCGCCATCGACGATTCCTTATTACACTCGATGCCTTTTGCGTACATATCGGCTGCATTGTAGACGAGCAGTTTTGCCGCTTCGACTTGTGTCGCCATATCGGCAAGTTTGAATGCGATCCCTTGCTGCTGGGCGATCGGTTTGCCGAATTGTTCGCGCTCTTTTGCGTAGGCTACTGCGTAATCATATGCAGCTTCTGCGATGCCAAGCGCCTGTGCAGCGATGCCGATGCGTCCGGCGTTCAAGTTCGCCATCGCGATCGAAAATCCTTTGCCTTCTTCCCCAAGCAGGTTTTCAGCCGGTACTTCCATGTTCTCGAACGTCAATTGCACTGTCCGCGAACCGTGAAGCCCCATTTTTCTTTCATCTTTCCCGACGACAAACCCTGGGAAATCTTTTTCCACGATAAAGGCGGAAATTCCGCGAGGGCCAGCTTCCGGATTGGTTGATGCGAATACGATATACGAATCGGCTTCGCCGCCATTGGTGATGTAAACTTTTGACCCGTTTAGGATATAGTTTCCGTCTTTTTTAACAGTACGCGTTTTCAGCGCCGCTGCATCCGATCCAGCGGAAGGCTCCGTCAAACAGAAAGCGCCCAAATATTCGCCCGTCGCCAATTTGGGCACATATTTTGCGATTTGCTGTTCTGTCCCGAAATTGATGATCGGGTTAGTGCCGACCGATGTATGGACCGAGAGAATGACGCCGATGACGCCGCTTGCTTTGGACAGTTCGTGGATGGCCGTGATATAAGAAGTGAAATCCATTTCCGAACCGCCGTATTTTTCAGGTGCGGTGATGCCCATCAATCCGAGCCCACCCATTTTCTTGATGATTTCAGTCGGGAATTCGCCTTCTTCCATGCGTTCGATAAAAGGCATGATTTCTTCTTTTGCAAAATCGCGCACCATATTGCGCATCATTAATTGTTCATCTGTAAAATGCAGGTCCATTAAGGCTCCTCCTAAATCTTAGTTGTATTCGTAGAAACCGCGTCCGGTCTTTTTGCCGAGCCAGCCGGCTTTTACGTATTGGCGCAGGAGCGGGCTTGGACGGTATTTGCTGTCGCCGAAACCTTCGTGCAGTACTTCCATAATGTAAAGGCACGTATCCAAGCCGATAAAATCAGCCAATTGAAGCGGGCCCATCGGATGGTTCATGCCGAGCTTCATCACTTCATCGATCGCTTCTTTCATTGCGACGCCTTCTTGGAGCGTGAAGATCGCTTCATTGATCATCGGCATCAAAATGCGGTTCGAAACGAATCCAGGGAAGTCGTTTACTTCAACCGGTGTTTTCGATAATTTCACCGTCATATCTTCGACTGCCTGATACACTTCATCCGTTGTCGCAAGGCCGCGGATAATCTCGACCAGTTTCATGACCGGTACTGGGTTCATGAAATGCATGCCGATAACTTGTTCCGGGCGCTGCGTCGCTGCAGCGATTTCGGTGATCGGCAGTGAAGATGTGTTCGATGCAAGAATGGCATGCTTCGGCGCCACTTCGTCCAAAGTCTTGAAGATCGTCGATTTGATCTCCATGTTCTCGACAGCGGCTTCGATTACGATGTCGACATCATGCGCGTCTTTTAGATCCAAAGAAGATTGGATGCGGCCGAGCACTTGCGATTTCTCGTCTTCTGTCATGCGTCCTTTTTCGACGTTGCGTGACAAATTTTTCGTGATGTTAGCGATGCCGCGATCGTAGGCTTCTTGTTTCATATCGTTCAGTTTTACGTTAAATCCAGCTTGCGCACAGACTTGCGCGATACCGGAGCCCATTTGGCCGGCTCCGATGACCATGACGTTTTGGATAGACATGTTTAGTTTTCCTCCTTCGGTACTTCGATCATCACTGCATCGCCTTGTCCGCCGCCTGAGCAGATCGCGGCGATTCCGATGCCGCCTCCGCGGCGTTTCAATTCATAAGCGAGCGTCAAGATGATGCGTGCCCCGCTCGCCCCGATTGGATGGCCAAGTGCAACTGATCCACCGTTGACGTTGACTTTCTCTTCATCAAGTCCTGCAATTTTCGAGCTTGCCAGCGCCACTGCAGCGAATGCTTCGTTGATTTCAAACAGATCGATTTCCTCTAAAGTTTTGCCGGTCTTCTTCAATAATTCGTTGATGACGAGCCCTGGTGTTTCAGGGAAACGATGTGGTTCGACCGCGACTTCTGTATGTCCTACGACATGAGCCAATACGGATTTCCCGTCTTTTTGGGCGCGTTCTTCACTCATCAATACGAGTGCAGCCGCTCCGTCATTGATTCCTGGCGCATTACCCGCCGTAATTGTGCCGTCTTTTCCGAATGCCGGGCGCAGTTTCGCCAAAACTTCAGCCGTCGTGCCTTCACGCGGTGCTTCATCCTGATCCACGGTAATCGGATCGCCTTTACGCTGTGGCACTTCCATCGCCGTGATTTCTTGTGAGAAATGATCACGGGCTTTGATTGCGCGTTCGTGGGAACGTGCCGACCATTCGTCTTGTCTTTCGCGTGTGAGCTCGAAGGTTTCTGCCGTCGAGTTGCCGTACGTGCCCATATGCACTTTGTCTGGATGGAATGAACACGACAAGCCATCATGGATCATGCCGTCCACGACTTGTGAATCGCCCATACGAAGGCCGAAGCGTGCTTTCGGCAAATAATACGGTGCGTTCGACATCGATTCCATGCCGCCTGCGACGATTAATTCTTCATCACCTAAGCGGATAATCTGATCCGCTAGCGTGACAGAACGCA includes these proteins:
- a CDS encoding CTP synthase, translating into MTKYIFVTGGVVSSLGKGITAASLGRLLKNRGLSVTIQKFDPYINIDPGTMSPYQHGEVFVTDDGAETDLDLGHYERFIDINLNKYSNVTTGKVYSTVIQKERRGDYLGGTVQVIPHITNEIKDRLLRAAKTAQADVVITEIGGTVGDIESLPFLEAIRQMRSDLGREEVMYIHCTLIPYLGAAKEMKTKPTQHSVKELRSLGIQPNLIVVRTEYPVPQDMKDKIALFCDIKSEEVIESRDVDVIYEMPLRLQEQHMDQIVLDYFGIEAPEADMTEWNELVEKVKSLKKSVKIGLVGKYVELQDAYISVVESLKHAGFAFDSDIEVDWINAEHVNAENVAETLKDCDGILVPGGFGDRGVEGKVLATQYARENKVPFFGICLGMQLASVEYARNVMNLDGAHSSELDPKTLYPVIDLLPEQKDIEDLGGTLRLGLYPAKLDKTSKAYEAYGEELVYERHRHRYEFNNEFREQFEKAGFKFTGTSPDGRLVEIIEVADHPWFVACQFHPEFISRPNRPQPLFREFVRASLDNQ
- the rpoE gene encoding DNA-directed RNA polymerase subunit delta, producing MNIRELTKEELLEESFVDLTYAILEETKETKTFSELVAELQQLIGLSEEEMKARLAQYYTDMNIDGRFLILGENRWGLREWYPVEQIEEESAPTVKARKKKKSKSTDDDFDDMDLELEDELDFEDFGEDDGDVSSDDDDDDEVAVKAPVVDLDFDSTDDDDDVDEVEDVGVLVEDLDGNIIDEEEDDEEEEEEDGLK
- the icmF gene encoding fused isobutyryl-CoA mutase/GTPase IcmF; the encoded protein is MATIQESTTYQPNHHIRFVTASALFDGHDASINIMRRILQANGVEVIHLGHNRSVEEVVNAAIQEDVQGIAISSYQGGHMEYFKYMYDLLQERGAGHIQIYGGGGGVILPREIRELEDYGIAGIFSPEDGRKKGLQGMIAEIVEKCDFSTAKEDVSLDEMSADNPVALANVITTAEEAHTRNLDTTDLMKAVREKSKNTPVLGITGTGGAGKSSLTDELIRRFLTELPGKKIAILSIDPTKQKTGGALLGDRIRMNAIFNKRVFMRSLATRGSRTELSAAIGDVLDVVRAAGFDLIVVETSGIGQGDAEIAGISDASMYVMTSEFGAPTQLEKIDMIDYADLIVINKYERKGSEDARRQVQKQYQRSHLLWDKDLDDMPVYGTIASQFNDKGTNALFAALVGTLNEKCGTDWETSYEAFAKTQKENLIIPNDRRYYLREITETVRGYHAKSAEQASFARRLFQLEGAIEEVKKNAPNDALVDSLESLAAGVRDELTAESKRILNNWESLQSDYAGDELVTKVRDKELRTLLRTESLSGIKIPRVALPKFKDYGEILRWVYAENVPGAFPYTAGVFPFKRAGEDPKRQFAGEGTPERTNRRFHYLSKGDDAKRLSTAFDSVTLYGEDPDHRPDIYGKVGESGVSICTLEDMKKLYDGFDLCLPSTSVSMTINGPAPIILAMFMNTAIDQQVKKREEELGRTLDVEEFTEVREATLQVVRGTVQADILKEDQGQNTCIFSTEFALRMMGDIQQYFIDHKVRNYYSVSISGYHIAEAGANPISQLAFTLSNGFTYVEYYLSRGMNIDDFAPNLSFFFSNGLDPEYTVIGRVARRIWAVVMRDKYGANERSQKLKYHVQTSGRSLHAQEIDFNDIRTTLQALMALQDNCNSLHTNAYDEAITTPTEESVRRAMAIQMIITKEHGLSKNENPLQGAFVVEELTQLVEEAVLTEFDRIDDRGGVLGAMETQYQRGKIQEESMHYEMKKHTGELPIIGVNTYLNPNPQSDDDINAMEIARATQEEKEAQINNLRSFQERNPSDEALERLKQVAKTGGNIFEELMETVKVASLGQITTALYEVGGQYRRNM
- a CDS encoding TetR/AcrR family transcriptional regulator, yielding MTKKREIQSSVKDESLIEKRREQMISGAVTLFKEKGFHRTTTREIAKAAGFSIGTLYEYICTKEDVLYLVCDSIYDEVNARLDRLDLEEGSLETLVKALEQYYTLIDDMQDEFVVMYQESKSLPKDALRYVLNKELEMTALFERLLSKCAASGELSLSQKEIVLASHHLFVQGQMWAFRRWALDDYTIGEFIEMQTKFLLQGMAGEKITIQGA
- a CDS encoding acyl-CoA dehydrogenase — protein: MNFQLSEEHKMIRKMVRDFAKNEVAPTAEQRDEEESFDMKIFHQMAELGLTGIPWPEEYGGIGSDYLAYCIAVEELSRVDGSVGVILSAHTSLAGWPVYTFGTEEQKQKYLRPMAEGTKVGAYGLTEPSAGSDAGSMKTSAKEDGDHYVLNGSKIFITNGGIADIYVVFAVTDPDSKHKGTTAFIVEKDFEGFSVGKKEKKLGIRSSPTTEIIFDNCRVPKENVLGELGQGFKIAMQTLDGGRNGIAAQAVGIAQGAMDAAVDYAKEREQFGKPIAANQGISFKLADMATSIEASRLLTYQAAWLESNKLSYSKESAMAKLMAGDTAMKVTTEAVQVFGGYGYTKDYPVERFMRDAKITQIYEGTQEVQRLVISRMVTK
- a CDS encoding acyl-CoA dehydrogenase, encoding MDLHFTDEQLMMRNMVRDFAKEEIMPFIERMEEGEFPTEIIKKMGGLGLMGITAPEKYGGSEMDFTSYITAIHELSKASGVIGVILSVHTSVGTNPIINFGTEQQIAKYVPKLATGEYLGAFCLTEPSAGSDAAALKTRTVKKDGNYILNGSKVYITNGGEADSYIVFASTNPEAGPRGISAFIVEKDFPGFVVGKDERKMGLHGSRTVQLTFENMEVPAENLLGEEGKGFSIAMANLNAGRIGIAAQALGIAEAAYDYAVAYAKEREQFGKPIAQQQGIAFKLADMATQVEAAKLLVYNAADMYAKGIECNKESSMAKLFASKAAMDITTEAIQVYGGYGYTKDYPVERLFRDAKVTEIYEGTSEIQRIVISKQLLK
- a CDS encoding 3-hydroxybutyryl-CoA dehydrogenase; its protein translation is MSIQNVMVIGAGQMGSGIAQVCAQAGFNVKLNDMKQEAYDRGIANITKNLSRNVEKGRMTEDEKSQVLGRIQSSLDLKDAHDVDIVIEAAVENMEIKSTIFKTLDEVAPKHAILASNTSSLPITEIAAATQRPEQVIGMHFMNPVPVMKLVEIIRGLATTDEVYQAVEDMTVKLSKTPVEVNDFPGFVSNRILMPMINEAIFTLQEGVAMKEAIDEVMKLGMNHPMGPLQLADFIGLDTCLYIMEVLHEGFGDSKYRPSPLLRQYVKAGWLGKKTGRGFYEYN
- a CDS encoding acetyl-CoA C-acetyltransferase — its product is MAKTVIIDGARTAFGKFGGALSSFTASDLGAAAIKEALQRSQVNPEDVQEVIMGNVLQAGQGQIPSRQAAKKAGIPYHVKSETINKVCASGLRSVTLADQIIRLGDEELIVAGGMESMSNAPYYLPKARFGLRMGDSQVVDGMIHDGLSCSFHPDKVHMGTYGNSTAETFELTRERQDEWSARSHERAIKARDHFSQEITAMEVPQRKGDPITVDQDEAPREGTTAEVLAKLRPAFGKDGTITAGNAPGINDGAAALVLMSEERAQKDGKSVLAHVVGHTEVAVEPHRFPETPGLVINELLKKTGKTLEEIDLFEINEAFAAVALASSKIAGLDEEKVNVNGGSVALGHPIGASGARIILTLAYELKRRGGGIGIAAICSGGGQGDAVMIEVPKEEN